The Apium graveolens cultivar Ventura chromosome 10, ASM990537v1, whole genome shotgun sequence nucleotide sequence TGCAATCACATGCCAGATCAAGAATGTCATCGTAGTTATCCATATTTTCTGCCATTTCTGTAGAGGGTGGATTCTCAATCAAGAAATTAGGGTTTCATAGGTTGGGAGTAAAGATAGTGGTGAATGGGGTTGAATAGAGCCGTTGCAAATGATAATTGACAAAATTGCCCCCATCAAAAGTAACGGTGTTAGGTTTATTTGACGGAGATATACTAACCATAAAAATGGGTAGAGTTCGTGTACACAAAATGGtagtttttaaaatataatatctAAAGTGGTCTGACACGCATAGTGCACACGCACACAAAATATACTTTACTCTTAACAAATCAACTACGTTTTTAACGGTAGAATGCACAAACATGTTCTCAAAAGCAAGCGTTTAATCAGGTTAGTATATGATTTAGTAGAATGGCCTGCACTATAAAATTCAAGGTTGATGTGCAATGGTATTAAATTGGCCAACAAGGAAGACAGAACAAACAAGAACAATTTTCAAGCATGGACTAATACGTTTTGAATTAGATATTGAAATACACATTGTAATTTTCATCTCTAATGCTAAGTATTGGTTGCATAAGAAAGTCCCTTTTGCTCCCTTTTGCTACAAAGCTAATAGGATCATATTTGCTAATTCCATCTACCACTCTAAAGCTGGCTGCCTCTTTGAAGGCATTGTCCGAGGGCTTCGGCCTACACTTGAGCTTCACCACTGCACCTATGTTATGCTCGCTATACAAATAACAACTCTTATGGCTGCTGGATTCTATTGAAACACTTCCTTTCTTCTCGTCTAGTCCATCAACGAAACGAAAAACTGAATAACTGTGATCAGAATCAGCTTTCACCTCCAGGTTCTCATTTTCTGCATTATGCATAAGAACCATACCTGGATGGCCAAATGGTTCTAGCTTAACTGCTTTCCTGATAACGTCTCTTACCATAAAATTATTCAGGTATTTCTTGTCCTTGGTAACGATTCTGAAAGTGGCATGTACAGAATGGTTTGTCCCTGGTTCAGGCAACTGACCTAATACAATGCTGGTTTTACTTTTGATTAGACCTAATGTTGAGCCTTCAGATTCTTTAGTAAGCGAAATCAAATGTGAATTGTGTTCAGCTGGAACTGGAACCATCCACTTTGAGGGAGAATCAGCTTGTTTTGGACTTAGGTCCCAATCACCATCgctcaaaccaacaagaagatACGGACCATATAAAATTGCTTTATCACGGGCATATTCAGGCCGATCATCTAAGTAATCATCAAGACTTTGTCAATTTATTTATATGATCTGCTTACTTTACTTTATGTTTGCTACAATAATCTAGGTACTCATGTATGCATACATAAGAAACATAGCATGTCAAACAAATACCTTTAATAGCCTCAGTTCGGATGCTTATTGGTAGCGTAAGAGAGATAACATCATTATTTCTCCATCTACGAGTTATTGATAAGTAGTTACCTACAAGAAGTGAAGATTAGATTGAACTTTGAATTACCAAAAATAAAGAAATGCGTGTTGGTCATTTTGTAAGATAGTTATCACAATGAGCATAAGTGTAGGAACACCAGAGAGAAAAACTGCAAGCACACCTGGACTTGGGAGAGGCAATGGTTTGTTATTTAAGGTTGCCGTAGCACCATCTGAATATGTCCATATTGGTATTCTCAAGTTTAATGTAGACGGCATGGCTTTTGAATGCTTGAACCATAAAAAGAATTTTAGAAGAAATGAGTAAACAGATGAGGTTCAATCAAATTCAATATCTAAATCCATGCTATGATAGAAAGATTTACAAAACTTAAAAACCATCGCAAGACCTACAGTATTTGAATAAGTACGCTGCAGCGATGATACATTCTATGACTTAGACTTATTTTCTAATGTAGCAAAAGATCAGATTACACAATTTGCTTGTTTTATCTCCTTCCCAGTTAGGTAATAGGCAATTTTTTAAAATGGTCCAGCTTTTCTTTCCTGGAACTTTATTTAGTATATGAGGACATGGTGAAATTCACATTTAGTTGCCTTGTGCAAATCAGATGAAAAAATGACAAGATTAAAACACGGAGAAGAAACCAGGAAAGGTTTCTCTAGGTGGAAAAGACTATCATCTTCTTTTACATACCTTTTTTGAGGAAACAGTTAAGGTCACGCAAAGGTGATTGTCCCATGATACAACAGGCGTTACTTTCTGCACTAGAAAAACATTCCCAGATTCCCAGTTAACTGAGCTCGATATGTACTGGATAACGTAAATTTCTGGAACTTGTCCCTGTTGTTCAAAGTATATCGAATCTCCTAATTTTGAGAACGATTCAATTCCTGATCAAAAAAGGGGAAACACAAAATTCATTAGTAAAAATGCGTGACTTGTTGATGAATGTCATTCAAATGATACAAGACAACCACAAGAATCCAGAAGGGACTTTTCCCAGGAGAAAGACAAGCAATTATATACACTGTTAAATTATCGCCAGAACAATGCCACACGTATAAGTTTAGTACTAATCAATTTCACAAGGAAGCAAAAAAGAAAGTCCTTAATTTTAAAATAGTTATGTAATGCTATTGAGTTCATTGGAAAGATCCTTCTCCTTTTAACATGATAAAATCACAAATGAAGATAGATGTCAAACCTGTTCCATAGCAGCACCAGAAACTATTATCCTTTGTTCCCCATCCATGCTGGCTTATGGCCTTGGATTGACCATGGCCTAGTGGTAGCGTGTAAATCATCACCCCAGGTTCCACTCCTCTTTGGATACTGAGTACGCCATTTGTGATAGCCCGTTCGTAATAATCAGCGTATACGGTATCTTTAGTCCACCTTAATAAGTGGCGTGCAACCTAAAAAACAAGTCAATCTGTTCTTGAAAATAAACAAAGAAACAATCATGTAATATGAAAAAATGTAGGGACAATGATTACACTGCTGCTCTGCATAACAATTGTAGTAAACCTTTTCAAAAATTGAGTTTGAAAGATACAATACCAGAAAGTGAATGTACatgcaaagaagaaatatcatTTCATCAAAGCATACCCTACAAATTGTAGTGTCAAAAATCTTACCTTTAGCATATTAAAGGTTGTACAAGACTCTTCAGTTTCAGTTTGTAGATAGCTTGCTAAACGATTTGGTTGTGTCCTGTTTTCATATGAAGAAAAAATTAAATCAGTAAAAAGCTGCACAAGTCTAAAAAAATAAACGTGACTGTTCACTAGTTACTATCCAAACAAGTATTCAAACAAGTTTAAACAAAGTTTACCAGAACTCAGATTCTGAGGTCCCTCCAGTGGCATATGCATGAGAAGAATTCACAATATCCATGAAAAACCTCCCTATGTCCTGTGAACCATTAAATATAATAACTAGACAAAAACTCTCACTAACAACACTTGTTGGAGTTAATTACAAGTTAGAAGTTATACATGATGTACTCAACTTACCCTGTAAAGTGGATCCCCCGTAATTTCGTATCGCTGTTGGGAACCAACAACAACTGGAATGTGTGAATTGGTATGAAATCCCGATAGATCATCAGCCTAAAGATAAATGGCATGGAATATTTAAATCCAACACAAACAATTACACAAATGGATACCAGTACTCTGGAAAATTAGGTAAATTTGTGAACTAGTGGTCTCTACCTGCACAGCAAGTATACCTAAAAAGCAGGGTTTGTCGAAGAGGTGAGCCAACAATAAATGCGAAGAATTTTTCTGCAAACCGTTGCATGACAAGGTAATTTTAGAAATTATGTCTAGATGTATAGCATATTTACTTCAAGCTTCAAAACACTTTCTAGGCTTTAGAATTACAAAGAGAAATGCTTCATCACAATTAAAAATCCACACAATGCATGAGAAAGATACATCTTCTTCATGCAACAAGTATAAAAACAAGAGGCATTGCCTATTAGTTTCTTTCAGAAAGTTACATTTATCAAACAAGTTTATAACAGGGAAAATATACCGTTATATCATACAGTTTATACAAAACATCGTTCATGCCACCCGTCTCTTCATTCAATGACGCCCAGTGTTGCTCAACGGTGTACTTCAGTATCACATTTTTCACACGTTTGTAGAAGTAATCAGCCATCCATGTTACCATACCCAAAGCTCGAGTATCAGAAGCAAATAAATACTGATCTAATAGACCTGCCATTATCTGTTAAACTTTACAAATGAGGTTGGCGGTTGAACTAGTACTTGATACCACAACAATTAGTAGAAGTATGAATGCGGCATGTACCTTGTGAATGGTGTAATATGGAGCCCACACAGGGTTTATAGCCTCCAATCGATCAAATAGTTCAGAAGGGAAAGCAGAAAGATACCCAGTTCCGATTTTTTCCTGACAGTCGGATAGAGCAGAAACAACAGCAGACATTTTCTCTTTTAGTATGTGATTGTGAGTACTAGCCCACATTTGTGCTGAAGCGCTTAAGTAATGTCCTGCATTATGCCAGAAGCTGGTAAATATTTGTAGTAACGCTGTTTGCATTGTCAGTGTTCAGTTCCACTATAAGTGAAAAGTGTTGTTTTTTCGCATGTATATAAGTTTAAGAAAGTACGGTGATCAGATGAAATTGTAATTGATGAAACCACAACCACAGCAGCATTTCAGATTATACTCCAATTTTGAAAGATAATAGCATCAATTAAAACTTTTGCAGGGATATTGTGAGACATATGCTAGACATTAAACAATTTTCACCTGGTTTAAAAGACAAACAGATAATGCACAAGCACAACTACCACCGCCAAAAACGAAGAAAAGCATGCAATCCTTAGTAAATCTTGAGGTTACTAATGCAATACTAACCTACAAAATGTCCTCGAAGATCGATATTTGGGGCCTCCCAACCTCCATAAGCAACACCAGGAGTTGGCAAGTTAGCAGTCTTCCTAAAGCTCCAAACTAATCTATCAACATCCAACATCAACAGATATTCCAAATTTGTTTGTTGAGCCCGACCATGAATCGAGTCCTGGTCTAATCTCACATTACGCAACGGCATTTCCTTGAGAAGACCCCTAGGAACTTCAAGTCCACTTGTACCAAGCATCGTCTTATACACGATATTCCAACCAAATTCATCATCCTCCTTCAAAACTTTTCTCGGAACAACATTAGCCCAAGTAGAACTATCGGTGGGAGAAAGATAGTAATGCGAAAACACTTCATTTATCCATGATTGATTGGTGGTTCTTTGTAACTCATATCTCAGCGTGTGTGATGAAAGTGCAGGAAGAAAAGCATTAGTACACTCCTTGCTCAAAACAGAATCACATGATAAAAACAAATAAACTATCAAGTATACCACGTAACAAAACATCAAAGTTCTCTTTTCGAAAGGATTGCTAGAATCCAAGAAACCCATGATTTCAGTATTTTACAACACACATGCACAGTTTAGAACTTGTTAAGCCACCAAAAAGGCTAATATATCGAAAATTCACTTCAAATATATAGCAAACCCCAAACTGGTTTTACAATGTTATACGCATGATGAGTAGTGTCGAGTTTAGACGCTTAAAAAGATATAAATTGACAAGAGTGTGTTGAAATTAGTTGTTCATGTTCTTGGGTCCCTTGATCCTTTTAAGTTGGCTAAAGAGTAGGAGTAACAGTTAGTGGACTCATTCTTCTTGCCATTTTGATTTTGCTACATTACTCGCCTAATCATTTAGGGCCTGTTTGTTTTTACGACTTATaagttaaaaaaaaaattataactttGTATTGTAAGATGTAGAATTAATTTAATACAACAGTTACTTATTTTGATCTTCATAATGTGCTTTGATTTCATACAAAGGAATTTTCTTTTTTAAATATACACAAATGTAAAGTTTGCTATGCCTATTTGCACAGTGGATTTTAGTTCTTAGAGCTGCACCGACTTCAAATCATAAAGTTTATTGAACCTTATTAGAAGAAATTTAGGTAGGACACTTTCTAAATACCACAATCAACCTGAACAATTATACTGCCCTAGTACAATTGCATCTTCGAGGTCATGCAAGATGATTTTAGCACCATATTGAGGTCGCAGGAGAAAATTGAGCTCGGGAGCATGTAGATAAGTCAGAGAAAGCTCAAGATTGAAGTTCTGTAGGATCATTGCAACTGCCATCCTTGCTTCTATCAGGGCCAAGTTTTGCCCAATGCACGTTCTAGGACCCCAACTGAATGGAATAAACACTGGTGATCCTTTTGTTGCCTTAGAAATTCCTTCCGAAAACCTTTGTGGATTGAACTCTTTCGCATCTTCACCCCAAATTCCAGTGTCATAGTTGTGAAAAATGACTGGCATTGTCAAGTGTACCCATGCCGGTATTGTCAGATTTCCTAGTTTCATCTTCTTGGAACTAGCTCACAGAAGCAGAGGTGCTGGTGGATACCTCGTTCAATATCATGGTGATATGCAataaaaataccaaaataaaaTTCAACCAAAAAATTTGAAAAGAAGCGCCAAGAGGAATGTTAAACTCTGTTTCTATGGCTTATTTAGTACTAAACCTTGACCTTTTTTTATAATTAAACTCACACACACTGGTAGTCGAATCcttgacctctcttgaagagaCCGAGCGAGACATCAACCACCGCACCAACCCTTTGTTGGCTACAGAACCTTGACCTT carries:
- the LOC141691564 gene encoding cytochrome P450 CYP72A219-like; protein product: MKLGNLTIPAWVHLTMPVIFHNYDTGIWGEDAKEFNPQRFSEGISKATKGSPVFIPFSWGPRTCIGQNLALIEARMAVAMILQNFNLELSLTYLHAPELNFLLRPQYGAKIILHDLEDAIVLGQYNCSG
- the LOC141689362 gene encoding uncharacterized protein LOC141689362 — encoded protein: MGFLDSSNPFEKRTLMFCYVVYLIVYLFLSCDSVLSKECTNAFLPALSSHTLRYELQRTTNQSWINEVFSHYYLSPTDSSTWANVVPRKVLKEDDEFGWNIVYKTMLGTSGLEVPRGLLKEMPLRNVRLDQDSIHGRAQQTNLEYLLMLDVDRLVWSFRKTANLPTPGVAYGGWEAPNIDLRGHFVGHYLSASAQMWASTHNHILKEKMSAVVSALSDCQEKIGTGYLSAFPSELFDRLEAINPVWAPYYTIHKIMAGLLDQYLFASDTRALGMVTWMADYFYKRVKNVILKYTVEQHWASLNEETGGMNDVLYKLYDITKNSSHLLLAHLFDKPCFLGILAVQADDLSGFHTNSHIPVVVGSQQRYEITGDPLYRDIGRFFMDIVNSSHAYATGGTSESEFWTQPNRLASYLQTETEESCTTFNMLKVARHLLRWTKDTVYADYYERAITNGVLSIQRGVEPGVMIYTLPLGHGQSKAISQHGWGTKDNSFWCCYGTGIESFSKLGDSIYFEQQGQVPEIYVIQYISSSVNWESGNVFLVQKVTPVVSWDNHLCVTLTVSSKKHSKAMPSTLNLRIPIWTYSDGATATLNNKPLPLPSPGNYLSITRRWRNNDVISLTLPISIRTEAIKDDRPEYARDKAILYGPYLLVGLSDGDWDLSPKQADSPSKWMVPVPAEHNSHLISLTKESEGSTLGLIKSKTSIVLGQLPEPGTNHSVHATFRIVTKDKKYLNNFMVRDVIRKAVKLEPFGHPGMVLMHNAENENLEVKADSDHSYSVFRFVDGLDEKKGSVSIESSSHKSCYLYSEHNIGAVVKLKCRPKPSDNAFKEAASFRVVDGISKYDPISFVAKGSKRDFLMQPILSIRDENYNVYFNI